Proteins from one Setaria italica strain Yugu1 chromosome V, Setaria_italica_v2.0, whole genome shotgun sequence genomic window:
- the LOC101778548 gene encoding lipid phosphate phosphatase 2, translating into MPAPAAPIRLGAPTPYITSHGSKVARLHMYDWIVLVLLAVLDGILNIIEPFHRFVGSDMMTDLRYPMKDNTVPFWAVPIIGIIGPMIIITAIYFKRRNVYDLHHAILGLLFSVLITAVLTDAIKDGVGRPRPDFFWRCFPDGKPVKFLNLSTGAICHGKASVIKEGHKSFPSGHTSWSFAGLGFLSWYLAGKIKVFDRRGHVAKLCIVLSPLLLAALVAVSRVDDYWHHWQDVCTGGLLGLTVASICYLQFFPLPSDKNGLWPHAYFRHMLEPGGENQVQPTSMSRRNSLQNGSFHGPDAVEMRSTSQVLDSMEAGQREQ; encoded by the exons ATGCCAGCACCAGCCGCACCCATTCGTCTGGGAGCTCCGACTCCCTATATAACATCTCATGGATCCAAAGTTGCGCGGCTACACATGTATGACTGGATTGTGCTAGTTCTTCTAGCTGTATTAGATGGAATTCTTAATATAATAGAACCATTCCATCGATTTGTCGGATCAGACATGATGACAGATCTCAGATACCCAATGAAGGACAACACAGTGCCATTTTGGGCTGTGCCG ATAATTGGAATCATTGGGCCTATGATCATCATCACTGCGATATACTTTAAGCGGAGGAATGTATATGATCTGCATCATGCTATACTAG GTCTCCTATTTTCGGTTCTTATCACTGCCGTTTTAACTGATGCAATCAAGGATGGTGTTGGGCGACCACGTCCAGATTTCTTCTGGCGCTGCTTCCCTGATGGAAAACCTGTAAAATTCTTAAACCTTT CTACAGGCGCCATATGCCATGGTAAGGCAAGTGTTATCAAAGAAGGTCATAAGAGCTTTCCAAGTGGTCATACTTCAT GGTCTTTTGCTGGCCTTGGATTTCTTTCATGGTATCTAGCTGGTAAAATCAAAGTCTTCGATCGTAGAGGACATGTTGCAAAACTGTGCATTGTCCTTTCCCCTCTGCTTCTTGCAGCCTTAGTGGCAGTTTCTCGAGTTGATGACTATTGGCATCATTGGCAAGATGTATGCACTGGTGGATTGCTTG GGCTGACAGTTGCTTCCATTTGCTACCTGCAGTTTTTTCCACTACCATCTGATAAAAATG GATTGTGGCCTCACGCATATTTCCGGCACATGCTTGAACCCGGCGGTGAGAATCAAGTGCAACCCACATCCATGAGCCGCCGTAACTCCCTTCAAAATGGTTCCTTTCACGGTCCTGATGCAGTGGAAATGAGGAGCACGAGCCAAGTATTGGATTCCATGGAAGCTGGCCAGAGAGAACAATGA
- the LOC101779366 gene encoding AP2/ERF and B3 domain-containing protein Os01g0693400, which produces MDSASSLVDDTSSGGGASTDKLRALAAAAASAGAPLERMGSGASAVVDAAEPGAEADSAAAAAAGAGAGVGVGGKLPSSRYKGVVPQPNGRWGAQIYERHQRVWLGTFAGETDAARAYDVAAQRFRGRDAVTNFRPLADADPDAAAELRFLVSRSKAEVVDMLRKHTYFDELAQNKRAFAAAASAPTTSALANAHSSPSPSPAAAAAAAREHLFDKTVTPSDVGKLNRLVIPKQHAEKHFPLQLPSAGGESKGVLLNFEDAGGKVWRFRYSYWNSSQSYVLTKGWSRFVKEKGLQAGDVVGFYRSAAAAGADSKLFIACRLRPNGDVAALTSPVVEVEPSSAPVAKAVRLFGVDLLSAPAQAPAAAPAEAMAGCKRARDLAALPQAAFKKQLVELALV; this is translated from the coding sequence ATGGACAGCGCGAGCAGCCTCGTGGACGAcaccagcagcggcggcggcgcgtccacGGACAAGCTCAGGGCtttggccgccgcggccgcctctgCGGGGGCGCCGCTGGAGCGCATGGGCAGCGGCGCCAGCGCGGTCGTGGACGCGGCCGAGCCGGGCGCCGAGGCGGactcggccgccgcggccgccgcgggggcgggcgcgggcgtgggcgtgggcggGAAGCTGCCGTCGTCAAGGTACAAGGGCGTGGTGCCGCAGCCCAACGGGCGGTGGGGCGCGCAGATCTACGAGCGCCACCAGCGCgtgtggctcggcaccttcgCGGGGGAGaccgacgccgcgcgcgcctacgACGTCGCCGCGCAGCGGTTCCGCGGCCGCGACGCCGTCACCAACTTCCGCCCGCTCGCGGACGCCGacccggacgccgccgccgagctccgctTCCTCGTGTCACGCTCCAAGGCCGAGGTCGTCGACATGCTCCGAAAGCACACCTACTTCGACGAGCTCGCCCAGAACAAGcgcgccttcgccgccgccgcgtccgcgccGACGACCTCGGCGCTCGCCAACGCCCACTCCTCCCCGTCTCCCTctccggcggctgcggcggccgccgcgcgggaGCACCTGTTCGACAAGACGGTCACCCCCAGCGACGTGGGCAAGCTGAACCGGCTGGTGATCCCGAAGCAGCACGCCGAGAAGCACTTCCCGCTGCAGCTCccgtccgccggcggcgagagcaAGGGCGTCCTCCTCAACTTCGAGGACGCGGGGGGCAAGGTGTGGCGGTTCCGCTACTCGTACTGGAACAGCAGCCAGAGCTACGTGCTCACCAAGGGCTGGAGCCGCTTCGTCAAGGAGAAGGGCCTCCAGGCCGGCGATGTCGTCGGCTTCTACCGCTCcgcggctgccgccggcgccgacagcAAGCTCTTCATCGCCTGCAGGCTGCGGCCCAACGGCGACGTCGCCGCCCTGACAAGCCCCGTAGTGGAGGTGGAGCCATCTTCGGCGCCGGTGGCGAAAGCCGTCCGCCTCTTCGGCGTCGACCTGctgtcggcgccggcgcaggccccggcggcggcgccagcggagGCCATGGCCGGGTGCAAGAGGGCCAGGGACCTGGCGGCGCTCCCGCAGGCGGCGTTCAAGAAGCAGCTCGTAGAGCTGGCACTAGTGTAG